In one window of Musa acuminata AAA Group cultivar baxijiao chromosome BXJ3-2, Cavendish_Baxijiao_AAA, whole genome shotgun sequence DNA:
- the LOC135585663 gene encoding polycomb group protein EMF2B-like isoform X5, producing the protein MFPFYVLLAIPVADTAIAEHSAVYRLSRPCVLANFIEFGKKDQTEASFVIPEIKKLTTDARFRNLSIIIISKGKSKCGSGDNHLLNEYEQWSSFLKLEGNCLWGKIPVDSLCLSLEQCVTLSLGHRTDIRSAVNMQPSILEPKYLGRNDCIFIQTQSIDSASTFQLQVSIYAQEVGASETSPYDFYSYDDIPTSSLPHIIRLRTGNVLFNYRYYNNMLQKTEVTEDFSCPFCLVKSASFKGLRCHLNSSHDLFNFEFWVTEEYQAVNVSVRTDIWRSEVVSDGVDPRLQTFSYCNSSNIKRRRRSKNSVQTANHVHPHVGSPEAAQEGSHGDYDNKDNGTCSSQRPHVYIADASLTNGCHDGGSYKDEGKKLKSLFRETHLLPVRHKYESFSSQNHAQEYTRPMLSGPDTTGVCGATTQASTSNDFAQQASATNLVSQNMLQFAKMRRISDERADPRNRALLQKRQFFHSHRAQPMALEQVFSDRDSEDEVDDDIADFEDRRMLDDFVDVTKDEKQIMHLWNSFVRKQRVLADGHIPWACEAFSQLHGQDLARSPALMWCWRLLMVKLWNHSLLDARTMNICSLILERYQNENSGPKQS; encoded by the exons ATGTTTCCTTTCTACGTGCTGTTAGCTATACCTGTTGCTGACACTGCAATTGCAGAG CATTCTGCAGTGTACCGACTCAGTCGCCCTTGTGTCCTAGCTAATTTCATCGAGTTTGGAAAGAAGGATCAAACTGAAGCCTCTTTTGTTATTCCTGAGATTAAGAAATTGACAACTGATGCACGATTTAGAAATCTCAGCATTATCATTATCAGCAAAG GGAAATCAAAATGTGGTTCTGGTGATAATCATCTATTGAACGAATATGAACAATGGTCTTCTTTTCTTA AACTTGAAGGAAATTGCCTTTGGGGAAAAATACCAGTTGATTCACTTTGTTTATCATTGGAGCAGTGTGTGACATTGAGCTTAGGCCATCGAACTGATATACGTTCAGCTGTTAATATGCAACCAAGCATTTTGGAG CCTAAATATTTGGGCAGGAATGACTGCATTTTTATTCAAACTCAAAGTATAGATTCGGCA AGTACTTTCCAACTTCAAGTCAGCATATATGCTCAAGAGGTTGGAGCAAGTGAGACATCTCCCTATGACTTTTACTCATATGATGATATTCCAACATCATCTTTACCTCACATTATCAG ATTGAGAACGGGGAATGTACTGTTTAACTATAGATACTACAACAATATGCTGCAAAAGACTGAAG TTACGGAGGACTTCTCTTGTCCTTTTTGTTTAGTGAAGTCTGCGAGCTTTAag GGTCttagatgtcacttgaattcttcccATGACCTTTTCAATTTTGAGTTTTGG GTAACTGAAGAATATCAGGCTGTGAATGTTTCTGTGAGGACTGATATCTGGAGATCTGAG GTTGTATCTGATGGAGTTGATCCAAGGCTGCAAACATTTTCCTATTG TAACAGCTCGAACATCAAGAGACGTAGAAGATCTAAAAATAGTGTCCAGACAGCAAATCATGTACATCCACATGTTGGCTCACCTGAAGCAGCCCAAGAAGGTTCTCATGGAGATTATGATAACAAAGATAATGGCACATGTTCCTCTCAAAGACCTCATGTGTATATAGCAGATGCTTCACTTACGAATGGATGTCATG ATGGTGGTTCTTACAAAGATGAAGGAAAAAAACTTAAATCACTATTCCGTGAAACTCACTTGCTCCCAGTGAGACATAAATATGAAAGCTTTAGTTCACAGAATCATGCTCAAGAGTACACAAGACCTATGTTATCTGGCCCTGATACGACAGGTGTTTGTGGTGCTACAACTCAAGCTTCTACAAGCAATGATTTTGCTCAACAAGCATCTGCAACCAATCTAGTATCACAGAATATGCTGCAGTTTGCAAAGATGCGGAGGATATCTGATGAGCGGGCTGACCCCAGAAA TCGCGCACTGCTACAAAAACGTCAGTTCTTTCACTCTCATAGAGCTCAG CCAATGGCATTGGAGCAAGTATTTTCAGATCGAGACAGTGAAGATGAAGTTGACGATGACATTGCTGATTTTGAAGATAGGAGG ATGCTTGATGATTTTGTGGATGTGACAAAGGATGAGAAACAAATTATGCATCTGTGGAATTCTTTTGTCAGGAAACAAAG GGTTCTAGCTGATGGTCATATTCCATGGGCGTGTGAGGCGTTTTCGCAGCTTCATGGGCAAGATCTTGCACGATCTCCGGCTTTAATGTG GTGTTGGAGGCTACTTATGGTGAAACTTTGGAATCACAGTCTCTTGGATGCACGTACCATGAACATCTGTAGCTTAATACTTGAAAGATACCAAAATGAGAACTCGGGCCCAAAGCAAAGCTGA
- the LOC135585663 gene encoding polycomb group protein EMF2B-like isoform X2 — protein sequence MPGLPLAVRETMNQGCSCSQSRTDQMCRQQSRVRLTPEEQLAAEESLSVYCKPVELYNILQRRAIRNPSFLQRCLQYKIQAKRKRRIQITISLVGSLNTEIEHHMFPFYVLLAIPVADTAIAEHSAVYRLSRPCVLANFIEFGKKDQTEASFVIPEIKKLTTDARFRNLSIIIISKGKSKCGSGDNHLLNEYEQWSSFLKLEGNCLWGKIPVDSLCLSLEQCVTLSLGHRTDIRSAVNMQPSILEPKYLGRNDCIFIQTQSIDSASTFQLQVSIYAQEVGASETSPYDFYSYDDIPTSSLPHIIRLRTGNVLFNYRYYNNMLQKTEVTEDFSCPFCLVKSASFKGLRCHLNSSHDLFNFEFWVTEEYQAVNVSVRTDIWRSEVVSDGVDPRLQTFSYCSNIKRRRRSKNSVQTANHVHPHVGSPEAAQEGSHGDYDNKDNGTCSSQRPHVYIADASLTNGCHDGGSYKDEGKKLKSLFRETHLLPVRHKYESFSSQNHAQEYTRPMLSGPDTTGVCGATTQASTSNDFAQQASATNLVSQNMLQFAKMRRISDERADPRNRALLQKRQFFHSHRAQPMALEQVFSDRDSEDEVDDDIADFEDRRMLDDFVDVTKDEKQIMHLWNSFVRKQRVLADGHIPWACEAFSQLHGQDLARSPALMWCWRLLMVKLWNHSLLDARTMNICSLILERYQNENSGPKQS from the exons ATGCCAGGCTTACCTTTGGCAGTTCGTGAGACCAT GAATCAAGGTTGCAGTTGCAGCCAATCACGGACTGATCAGATGTGCCGTCAGCAGTCTCGAGTTCGATTGACACCTGAGGAGCAACTTGCAGCTGAAGAAAGTCTTTCTGTATACTGTAAACCTGTTGAGCTTTATAATATACTTCAGCGTAGGGCAATACGAAAT CCTTCATTTCTTCAGAGATGTTTGCAGTACAAGATACAGGCAAAGCGCAAAAGGAG AATTCAAATAACCATTTCACTGGTTGGAAGTCTGAACACTGAAATAGAACATCATATGTTTCCTTTCTACGTGCTGTTAGCTATACCTGTTGCTGACACTGCAATTGCAGAG CATTCTGCAGTGTACCGACTCAGTCGCCCTTGTGTCCTAGCTAATTTCATCGAGTTTGGAAAGAAGGATCAAACTGAAGCCTCTTTTGTTATTCCTGAGATTAAGAAATTGACAACTGATGCACGATTTAGAAATCTCAGCATTATCATTATCAGCAAAG GGAAATCAAAATGTGGTTCTGGTGATAATCATCTATTGAACGAATATGAACAATGGTCTTCTTTTCTTA AACTTGAAGGAAATTGCCTTTGGGGAAAAATACCAGTTGATTCACTTTGTTTATCATTGGAGCAGTGTGTGACATTGAGCTTAGGCCATCGAACTGATATACGTTCAGCTGTTAATATGCAACCAAGCATTTTGGAG CCTAAATATTTGGGCAGGAATGACTGCATTTTTATTCAAACTCAAAGTATAGATTCGGCA AGTACTTTCCAACTTCAAGTCAGCATATATGCTCAAGAGGTTGGAGCAAGTGAGACATCTCCCTATGACTTTTACTCATATGATGATATTCCAACATCATCTTTACCTCACATTATCAG ATTGAGAACGGGGAATGTACTGTTTAACTATAGATACTACAACAATATGCTGCAAAAGACTGAAG TTACGGAGGACTTCTCTTGTCCTTTTTGTTTAGTGAAGTCTGCGAGCTTTAag GGTCttagatgtcacttgaattcttcccATGACCTTTTCAATTTTGAGTTTTGG GTAACTGAAGAATATCAGGCTGTGAATGTTTCTGTGAGGACTGATATCTGGAGATCTGAG GTTGTATCTGATGGAGTTGATCCAAGGCTGCAAACATTTTCCTATTG CTCGAACATCAAGAGACGTAGAAGATCTAAAAATAGTGTCCAGACAGCAAATCATGTACATCCACATGTTGGCTCACCTGAAGCAGCCCAAGAAGGTTCTCATGGAGATTATGATAACAAAGATAATGGCACATGTTCCTCTCAAAGACCTCATGTGTATATAGCAGATGCTTCACTTACGAATGGATGTCATG ATGGTGGTTCTTACAAAGATGAAGGAAAAAAACTTAAATCACTATTCCGTGAAACTCACTTGCTCCCAGTGAGACATAAATATGAAAGCTTTAGTTCACAGAATCATGCTCAAGAGTACACAAGACCTATGTTATCTGGCCCTGATACGACAGGTGTTTGTGGTGCTACAACTCAAGCTTCTACAAGCAATGATTTTGCTCAACAAGCATCTGCAACCAATCTAGTATCACAGAATATGCTGCAGTTTGCAAAGATGCGGAGGATATCTGATGAGCGGGCTGACCCCAGAAA TCGCGCACTGCTACAAAAACGTCAGTTCTTTCACTCTCATAGAGCTCAG CCAATGGCATTGGAGCAAGTATTTTCAGATCGAGACAGTGAAGATGAAGTTGACGATGACATTGCTGATTTTGAAGATAGGAGG ATGCTTGATGATTTTGTGGATGTGACAAAGGATGAGAAACAAATTATGCATCTGTGGAATTCTTTTGTCAGGAAACAAAG GGTTCTAGCTGATGGTCATATTCCATGGGCGTGTGAGGCGTTTTCGCAGCTTCATGGGCAAGATCTTGCACGATCTCCGGCTTTAATGTG GTGTTGGAGGCTACTTATGGTGAAACTTTGGAATCACAGTCTCTTGGATGCACGTACCATGAACATCTGTAGCTTAATACTTGAAAGATACCAAAATGAGAACTCGGGCCCAAAGCAAAGCTGA
- the LOC135585663 gene encoding polycomb group protein EMF2B-like isoform X4 — MPGLPLAVRETMNQGCSCSQSRTDQMCRQQSRVRLTPEEQLAAEESLSVYCKPVELYNILQRRAIRNPSFLQRCLQYKIQAKRKRRIQITISLVGSLNTEIEHHMFPFYVLLAIPVADTAIAEHSAVYRLSRPCVLANFIEFGKKDQTEASFVIPEIKKLTTDARFRNLSIIIISKGKSKCGSGDNHLLNEYEQWSSFLKLEGNCLWGKIPVDSLCLSLEQCVTLSLGHRTDIRSAVNMQPSILEPKYLGRNDCIFIQTQSIDSASTFQLQVSIYAQEVGASETSPYDFYSYDDIPTSSLPHIIRLRTGNVLFNYRYYNNMLQKTEVTEDFSCPFCLVKSASFKGLRCHLNSSHDLFNFEFWVTEEYQAVNVSVRTDIWRSEVVSDGVDPRLQTFSYCNSSNIKRRRRSKNSVQTANHVHPHVGSPEAAQEGSHGDYDNKDNGTCSSQRPHVYIADASLTNGCHGVCGATTQASTSNDFAQQASATNLVSQNMLQFAKMRRISDERADPRNRALLQKRQFFHSHRAQPMALEQVFSDRDSEDEVDDDIADFEDRRMLDDFVDVTKDEKQIMHLWNSFVRKQRVLADGHIPWACEAFSQLHGQDLARSPALMWCWRLLMVKLWNHSLLDARTMNICSLILERYQNENSGPKQS, encoded by the exons ATGCCAGGCTTACCTTTGGCAGTTCGTGAGACCAT GAATCAAGGTTGCAGTTGCAGCCAATCACGGACTGATCAGATGTGCCGTCAGCAGTCTCGAGTTCGATTGACACCTGAGGAGCAACTTGCAGCTGAAGAAAGTCTTTCTGTATACTGTAAACCTGTTGAGCTTTATAATATACTTCAGCGTAGGGCAATACGAAAT CCTTCATTTCTTCAGAGATGTTTGCAGTACAAGATACAGGCAAAGCGCAAAAGGAG AATTCAAATAACCATTTCACTGGTTGGAAGTCTGAACACTGAAATAGAACATCATATGTTTCCTTTCTACGTGCTGTTAGCTATACCTGTTGCTGACACTGCAATTGCAGAG CATTCTGCAGTGTACCGACTCAGTCGCCCTTGTGTCCTAGCTAATTTCATCGAGTTTGGAAAGAAGGATCAAACTGAAGCCTCTTTTGTTATTCCTGAGATTAAGAAATTGACAACTGATGCACGATTTAGAAATCTCAGCATTATCATTATCAGCAAAG GGAAATCAAAATGTGGTTCTGGTGATAATCATCTATTGAACGAATATGAACAATGGTCTTCTTTTCTTA AACTTGAAGGAAATTGCCTTTGGGGAAAAATACCAGTTGATTCACTTTGTTTATCATTGGAGCAGTGTGTGACATTGAGCTTAGGCCATCGAACTGATATACGTTCAGCTGTTAATATGCAACCAAGCATTTTGGAG CCTAAATATTTGGGCAGGAATGACTGCATTTTTATTCAAACTCAAAGTATAGATTCGGCA AGTACTTTCCAACTTCAAGTCAGCATATATGCTCAAGAGGTTGGAGCAAGTGAGACATCTCCCTATGACTTTTACTCATATGATGATATTCCAACATCATCTTTACCTCACATTATCAG ATTGAGAACGGGGAATGTACTGTTTAACTATAGATACTACAACAATATGCTGCAAAAGACTGAAG TTACGGAGGACTTCTCTTGTCCTTTTTGTTTAGTGAAGTCTGCGAGCTTTAag GGTCttagatgtcacttgaattcttcccATGACCTTTTCAATTTTGAGTTTTGG GTAACTGAAGAATATCAGGCTGTGAATGTTTCTGTGAGGACTGATATCTGGAGATCTGAG GTTGTATCTGATGGAGTTGATCCAAGGCTGCAAACATTTTCCTATTG TAACAGCTCGAACATCAAGAGACGTAGAAGATCTAAAAATAGTGTCCAGACAGCAAATCATGTACATCCACATGTTGGCTCACCTGAAGCAGCCCAAGAAGGTTCTCATGGAGATTATGATAACAAAGATAATGGCACATGTTCCTCTCAAAGACCTCATGTGTATATAGCAGATGCTTCACTTACGAATGGATGTCATG GTGTTTGTGGTGCTACAACTCAAGCTTCTACAAGCAATGATTTTGCTCAACAAGCATCTGCAACCAATCTAGTATCACAGAATATGCTGCAGTTTGCAAAGATGCGGAGGATATCTGATGAGCGGGCTGACCCCAGAAA TCGCGCACTGCTACAAAAACGTCAGTTCTTTCACTCTCATAGAGCTCAG CCAATGGCATTGGAGCAAGTATTTTCAGATCGAGACAGTGAAGATGAAGTTGACGATGACATTGCTGATTTTGAAGATAGGAGG ATGCTTGATGATTTTGTGGATGTGACAAAGGATGAGAAACAAATTATGCATCTGTGGAATTCTTTTGTCAGGAAACAAAG GGTTCTAGCTGATGGTCATATTCCATGGGCGTGTGAGGCGTTTTCGCAGCTTCATGGGCAAGATCTTGCACGATCTCCGGCTTTAATGTG GTGTTGGAGGCTACTTATGGTGAAACTTTGGAATCACAGTCTCTTGGATGCACGTACCATGAACATCTGTAGCTTAATACTTGAAAGATACCAAAATGAGAACTCGGGCCCAAAGCAAAGCTGA
- the LOC135585663 gene encoding polycomb group protein EMF2B-like isoform X1: MPGLPLAVRETMNQGCSCSQSRTDQMCRQQSRVRLTPEEQLAAEESLSVYCKPVELYNILQRRAIRNPSFLQRCLQYKIQAKRKRRIQITISLVGSLNTEIEHHMFPFYVLLAIPVADTAIAEHSAVYRLSRPCVLANFIEFGKKDQTEASFVIPEIKKLTTDARFRNLSIIIISKGKSKCGSGDNHLLNEYEQWSSFLKLEGNCLWGKIPVDSLCLSLEQCVTLSLGHRTDIRSAVNMQPSILEPKYLGRNDCIFIQTQSIDSASTFQLQVSIYAQEVGASETSPYDFYSYDDIPTSSLPHIIRLRTGNVLFNYRYYNNMLQKTEVTEDFSCPFCLVKSASFKGLRCHLNSSHDLFNFEFWVTEEYQAVNVSVRTDIWRSEVVSDGVDPRLQTFSYCNSSNIKRRRRSKNSVQTANHVHPHVGSPEAAQEGSHGDYDNKDNGTCSSQRPHVYIADASLTNGCHDGGSYKDEGKKLKSLFRETHLLPVRHKYESFSSQNHAQEYTRPMLSGPDTTGVCGATTQASTSNDFAQQASATNLVSQNMLQFAKMRRISDERADPRNRALLQKRQFFHSHRAQPMALEQVFSDRDSEDEVDDDIADFEDRRMLDDFVDVTKDEKQIMHLWNSFVRKQRVLADGHIPWACEAFSQLHGQDLARSPALMWCWRLLMVKLWNHSLLDARTMNICSLILERYQNENSGPKQS, translated from the exons ATGCCAGGCTTACCTTTGGCAGTTCGTGAGACCAT GAATCAAGGTTGCAGTTGCAGCCAATCACGGACTGATCAGATGTGCCGTCAGCAGTCTCGAGTTCGATTGACACCTGAGGAGCAACTTGCAGCTGAAGAAAGTCTTTCTGTATACTGTAAACCTGTTGAGCTTTATAATATACTTCAGCGTAGGGCAATACGAAAT CCTTCATTTCTTCAGAGATGTTTGCAGTACAAGATACAGGCAAAGCGCAAAAGGAG AATTCAAATAACCATTTCACTGGTTGGAAGTCTGAACACTGAAATAGAACATCATATGTTTCCTTTCTACGTGCTGTTAGCTATACCTGTTGCTGACACTGCAATTGCAGAG CATTCTGCAGTGTACCGACTCAGTCGCCCTTGTGTCCTAGCTAATTTCATCGAGTTTGGAAAGAAGGATCAAACTGAAGCCTCTTTTGTTATTCCTGAGATTAAGAAATTGACAACTGATGCACGATTTAGAAATCTCAGCATTATCATTATCAGCAAAG GGAAATCAAAATGTGGTTCTGGTGATAATCATCTATTGAACGAATATGAACAATGGTCTTCTTTTCTTA AACTTGAAGGAAATTGCCTTTGGGGAAAAATACCAGTTGATTCACTTTGTTTATCATTGGAGCAGTGTGTGACATTGAGCTTAGGCCATCGAACTGATATACGTTCAGCTGTTAATATGCAACCAAGCATTTTGGAG CCTAAATATTTGGGCAGGAATGACTGCATTTTTATTCAAACTCAAAGTATAGATTCGGCA AGTACTTTCCAACTTCAAGTCAGCATATATGCTCAAGAGGTTGGAGCAAGTGAGACATCTCCCTATGACTTTTACTCATATGATGATATTCCAACATCATCTTTACCTCACATTATCAG ATTGAGAACGGGGAATGTACTGTTTAACTATAGATACTACAACAATATGCTGCAAAAGACTGAAG TTACGGAGGACTTCTCTTGTCCTTTTTGTTTAGTGAAGTCTGCGAGCTTTAag GGTCttagatgtcacttgaattcttcccATGACCTTTTCAATTTTGAGTTTTGG GTAACTGAAGAATATCAGGCTGTGAATGTTTCTGTGAGGACTGATATCTGGAGATCTGAG GTTGTATCTGATGGAGTTGATCCAAGGCTGCAAACATTTTCCTATTG TAACAGCTCGAACATCAAGAGACGTAGAAGATCTAAAAATAGTGTCCAGACAGCAAATCATGTACATCCACATGTTGGCTCACCTGAAGCAGCCCAAGAAGGTTCTCATGGAGATTATGATAACAAAGATAATGGCACATGTTCCTCTCAAAGACCTCATGTGTATATAGCAGATGCTTCACTTACGAATGGATGTCATG ATGGTGGTTCTTACAAAGATGAAGGAAAAAAACTTAAATCACTATTCCGTGAAACTCACTTGCTCCCAGTGAGACATAAATATGAAAGCTTTAGTTCACAGAATCATGCTCAAGAGTACACAAGACCTATGTTATCTGGCCCTGATACGACAGGTGTTTGTGGTGCTACAACTCAAGCTTCTACAAGCAATGATTTTGCTCAACAAGCATCTGCAACCAATCTAGTATCACAGAATATGCTGCAGTTTGCAAAGATGCGGAGGATATCTGATGAGCGGGCTGACCCCAGAAA TCGCGCACTGCTACAAAAACGTCAGTTCTTTCACTCTCATAGAGCTCAG CCAATGGCATTGGAGCAAGTATTTTCAGATCGAGACAGTGAAGATGAAGTTGACGATGACATTGCTGATTTTGAAGATAGGAGG ATGCTTGATGATTTTGTGGATGTGACAAAGGATGAGAAACAAATTATGCATCTGTGGAATTCTTTTGTCAGGAAACAAAG GGTTCTAGCTGATGGTCATATTCCATGGGCGTGTGAGGCGTTTTCGCAGCTTCATGGGCAAGATCTTGCACGATCTCCGGCTTTAATGTG GTGTTGGAGGCTACTTATGGTGAAACTTTGGAATCACAGTCTCTTGGATGCACGTACCATGAACATCTGTAGCTTAATACTTGAAAGATACCAAAATGAGAACTCGGGCCCAAAGCAAAGCTGA
- the LOC135585663 gene encoding polycomb group protein EMF2B-like isoform X3, protein MPGLPLAVRETMNQGCSCSQSRTDQMCRQQSRVRLTPEEQLAAEESLSVYCKPVELYNILQRRAIRNPSFLQRCLQYKIQAKRKRRIQITISLVGSLNTEIEHHMFPFYVLLAIPVADTAIAEHSAVYRLSRPCVLANFIEFGKKDQTEASFVIPEIKKLTTDARFRNLSIIIISKELEGNCLWGKIPVDSLCLSLEQCVTLSLGHRTDIRSAVNMQPSILEPKYLGRNDCIFIQTQSIDSASTFQLQVSIYAQEVGASETSPYDFYSYDDIPTSSLPHIIRLRTGNVLFNYRYYNNMLQKTEVTEDFSCPFCLVKSASFKGLRCHLNSSHDLFNFEFWVTEEYQAVNVSVRTDIWRSEVVSDGVDPRLQTFSYCNSSNIKRRRRSKNSVQTANHVHPHVGSPEAAQEGSHGDYDNKDNGTCSSQRPHVYIADASLTNGCHDGGSYKDEGKKLKSLFRETHLLPVRHKYESFSSQNHAQEYTRPMLSGPDTTGVCGATTQASTSNDFAQQASATNLVSQNMLQFAKMRRISDERADPRNRALLQKRQFFHSHRAQPMALEQVFSDRDSEDEVDDDIADFEDRRMLDDFVDVTKDEKQIMHLWNSFVRKQRVLADGHIPWACEAFSQLHGQDLARSPALMWCWRLLMVKLWNHSLLDARTMNICSLILERYQNENSGPKQS, encoded by the exons ATGCCAGGCTTACCTTTGGCAGTTCGTGAGACCAT GAATCAAGGTTGCAGTTGCAGCCAATCACGGACTGATCAGATGTGCCGTCAGCAGTCTCGAGTTCGATTGACACCTGAGGAGCAACTTGCAGCTGAAGAAAGTCTTTCTGTATACTGTAAACCTGTTGAGCTTTATAATATACTTCAGCGTAGGGCAATACGAAAT CCTTCATTTCTTCAGAGATGTTTGCAGTACAAGATACAGGCAAAGCGCAAAAGGAG AATTCAAATAACCATTTCACTGGTTGGAAGTCTGAACACTGAAATAGAACATCATATGTTTCCTTTCTACGTGCTGTTAGCTATACCTGTTGCTGACACTGCAATTGCAGAG CATTCTGCAGTGTACCGACTCAGTCGCCCTTGTGTCCTAGCTAATTTCATCGAGTTTGGAAAGAAGGATCAAACTGAAGCCTCTTTTGTTATTCCTGAGATTAAGAAATTGACAACTGATGCACGATTTAGAAATCTCAGCATTATCATTATCAGCAAAG AACTTGAAGGAAATTGCCTTTGGGGAAAAATACCAGTTGATTCACTTTGTTTATCATTGGAGCAGTGTGTGACATTGAGCTTAGGCCATCGAACTGATATACGTTCAGCTGTTAATATGCAACCAAGCATTTTGGAG CCTAAATATTTGGGCAGGAATGACTGCATTTTTATTCAAACTCAAAGTATAGATTCGGCA AGTACTTTCCAACTTCAAGTCAGCATATATGCTCAAGAGGTTGGAGCAAGTGAGACATCTCCCTATGACTTTTACTCATATGATGATATTCCAACATCATCTTTACCTCACATTATCAG ATTGAGAACGGGGAATGTACTGTTTAACTATAGATACTACAACAATATGCTGCAAAAGACTGAAG TTACGGAGGACTTCTCTTGTCCTTTTTGTTTAGTGAAGTCTGCGAGCTTTAag GGTCttagatgtcacttgaattcttcccATGACCTTTTCAATTTTGAGTTTTGG GTAACTGAAGAATATCAGGCTGTGAATGTTTCTGTGAGGACTGATATCTGGAGATCTGAG GTTGTATCTGATGGAGTTGATCCAAGGCTGCAAACATTTTCCTATTG TAACAGCTCGAACATCAAGAGACGTAGAAGATCTAAAAATAGTGTCCAGACAGCAAATCATGTACATCCACATGTTGGCTCACCTGAAGCAGCCCAAGAAGGTTCTCATGGAGATTATGATAACAAAGATAATGGCACATGTTCCTCTCAAAGACCTCATGTGTATATAGCAGATGCTTCACTTACGAATGGATGTCATG ATGGTGGTTCTTACAAAGATGAAGGAAAAAAACTTAAATCACTATTCCGTGAAACTCACTTGCTCCCAGTGAGACATAAATATGAAAGCTTTAGTTCACAGAATCATGCTCAAGAGTACACAAGACCTATGTTATCTGGCCCTGATACGACAGGTGTTTGTGGTGCTACAACTCAAGCTTCTACAAGCAATGATTTTGCTCAACAAGCATCTGCAACCAATCTAGTATCACAGAATATGCTGCAGTTTGCAAAGATGCGGAGGATATCTGATGAGCGGGCTGACCCCAGAAA TCGCGCACTGCTACAAAAACGTCAGTTCTTTCACTCTCATAGAGCTCAG CCAATGGCATTGGAGCAAGTATTTTCAGATCGAGACAGTGAAGATGAAGTTGACGATGACATTGCTGATTTTGAAGATAGGAGG ATGCTTGATGATTTTGTGGATGTGACAAAGGATGAGAAACAAATTATGCATCTGTGGAATTCTTTTGTCAGGAAACAAAG GGTTCTAGCTGATGGTCATATTCCATGGGCGTGTGAGGCGTTTTCGCAGCTTCATGGGCAAGATCTTGCACGATCTCCGGCTTTAATGTG GTGTTGGAGGCTACTTATGGTGAAACTTTGGAATCACAGTCTCTTGGATGCACGTACCATGAACATCTGTAGCTTAATACTTGAAAGATACCAAAATGAGAACTCGGGCCCAAAGCAAAGCTGA